The following are encoded in a window of Phaseolus vulgaris cultivar G19833 chromosome 3, P. vulgaris v2.0, whole genome shotgun sequence genomic DNA:
- the LOC137839046 gene encoding uncharacterized protein, producing MVKDAFRSTVEEQVAKFLHIIGHNVKNRSVSFFFHRSEETVSRHFHNVLKAILMLHGEFLIQPVGTEVEPHILNNNQFFPYFKDCLGAIDDTHVRVKVPRADAPRTTSDSRILKDAFVREDPLVILEGKYYLGDTGFMLKAQVITPYRGVRYHLKEYSRRGPQNAPCCILHNFLRGVDNDNSLLEEVYRELMQGNIDVSHSQTLEDDYRLRSQIRDTIVNEMWTSYCFIMDRGKGIASESSAGVREHKKWTTDMDFQLLNAMIDEASMGNRIDGSWTTQGYTNIVKSLHQSGLVGITKNNVKNRQKSLKDRWREIHDLFSGLSGFAWNPTSKNFEAEDEVWDMLIKAKPSAAKWRVNPIRHYKLMEDLWGLDRVTGHSGRTALQSSIRI from the exons ATGGTTAAAGATGCATTCCGATCTACAGTTGAAGAACAAGTGGCTAAATTTTTACACATCATTGGTCATAACGTCAAGAATCGAAGTGTTTCATTCTTCTTTCATCGGTCCGAGGAAACAGTGTCTCGtcactttcataatgttttgaAGGCAATATTGATGTTGCATGGAGAGTTCTTAATTCAACCAGTTGGGACCGAGGTTGAACCTCATATCTTAAACAACAATCAATTTTTTCCATACTTTAAG GATTGTTTAGGTGCCATAGATGACACTCACGTTCGTGTTAAAGTCCCCCGAGCTGATGCTCCTC GAACAACCTCTGATTCCAGGATATTGAAGGATGCATTTGTACGAGAGGATCCATTGGTCATTCTGGAAG GCAAATACTACCTTGGAGACACGGGTTTTATGCTCAAAGCCCAAGTTATAACTCCATATCGCGGAGTTCGATACCATCTAAAAGAGTATTCCAGAAGAGGTCCACAAAATGCCC CATGTTGTATTCTTCATAACTTTCTTCGCGGGGTGGATAATGATAACTCTTTGTTGGAAGAAGTTTACCGTGAGTTGATGCAAGGAAATATAGACGTGTCACATTCGCAAACTCTTGAGGATGACTACAGGCTCAGGTCACAAATTAGGGATACTATAGTAAATGAAATGTGGACAAgttatt GTTTTATCATGGATCGCGGGAAGGGTATTGCTTCAGAGTCATCTGCAGGTGTTCGTGAACACAAAAAATGGACTACCGACATGGATTTTCAACTGCTGAATGCCATGATCGATGAGGCATCTATGGGTAACCGCATTGATGGTAGTTGGACGACGCAGGGTTACACAAACATCGTTAAATCCCTACATCAGAGTGGATTGGTAGggattacaaaaaataatgtgaAAAACAGGCAGAAAAGCCTTAAGGACAGATGGCGTGAGATCCATGATCTATTTAGTGGACTGAGTGGTTTTGCTTGGAATCCAACTTCAAAAAATTTTGAGGCCGAAGATGAAGTGTGGGATATGTTGATAAAG GCAAAGCCCTCGGCTGCAAAGTGGCGAGTTAATCCCATCAGACACTACAAGTTGATGGAAGACTTATGGGGGCTTGATCGTGTTACCGGCCACAGTGGGAGAACAGCACTGCAGTCGTCAATTCGAATTTAG